The genomic segment CTGGAAGAAATGTGGGACATCCCTGGCCTGCAGGAGCGCCTGAAAACTGATTTCGACCTTGACCTGCCGATTGGCGAGTGGCTGGATAAAGAGCCAGATCTGCATGAAGAAACGCTGCGCGATCGTATTATGGATCAGGCGAAAGAGCAGTATCAGCGCAAAGAAGAAGTCGTTGGCGCTGAAATGATGCGTAACTTCGAAAAAGGCGTGATGCTGCAGACGCTGGACTCCCTGTGGAAAGAGCACCTTGCCGCAATGGACTACCTGCGTCAGGGCATCCATCTGCGCGGCTACGCGCAAAAGGATCCTAAGCAGGAATACAAACGCGAATCCTTCGCTATGTTCGCTGCTATGCTGGAGTCGCTGAAGTATGAAGTCATCAGCACGCTGAGTAAGGTTCAGGTCCGCATGCCGGAAGAAGTCGAGCAAATGGAAGAGCAGCGCCGTCAGGAAGCTGAACGTCTGGCTCAGCAGCAGCACCTCAGCCATGTTGATGATGAAACCGAAGCCGCTCAGGAACTGGCCTCGCAGACCGGCGAGCGTAAAGTGGGCCGTAACGACCTGTGCCCTTGCGGCTCGGGTAAAAAATACAAACAGTGTCACGGCCGCCTGGCGTAATCTGCCAGCCAGCTGAGATCTGAAATCAGGGCCGGGTGAATACCCGGCCTTTTTTTGTCTGAAGGAACAGCAATCAAGGAAAAGCAAAGAGAGATTGAAGGCCGATGAATGAGACTTAGGCCGCGTTGTCGATAATAAACAGTATGAGGCCTGCTGCAGCCAACCCGGGGCCGAACGGAAAGGGGGCCGTTAACGATCGTTGATTTATCCGTCGGCTGATGCAAAGCCAGATCAGGCTGCCTCCCGACGCCAGCAACAGCAGCAGCGGCAACGCCTGCCAGCCGAGCCATGCGCCCAAAGCGGCCAGCAGCTTTGCATCCCCCATGCCCAGCGCCTCTTTCCCACGCAGTAAGCGATAGCCATGCGCAAGCAGCCACAGCACCAGGTAACCGCTCAGCGCCCCGATGACGCTCTGTTGCAATGAAATATGCGGCAGGCAGTGGAGGAGCTGAAACAACATCCCCAGCCATAACAGCGAAAGCGTTAGTAAATCAGGTAAAAGCTGGTGCTCAATGTCGATGAAGGTCAGTGCCAGCAGCAGCCAGGTAAGCGTCCAGGAGGCAATCAGCGTTCCTCCTGCCGGCAGCATTGCCGCCATCATGATACACAGCAGCATGCTGCACACTTCGACAAGTGGATAGCGGTAGGGTATGGCGTGAGAACAGCGGCGGCAGTGGCCGTGTAAAATGAGCCAGCTTAACAGGGGGATATTGTCATACCATGCGAGTGTAAAACCACATCGGGGGCAGTGCGATCGCGGCAGCCACAGATTGTAGCCCTCCTCCTCCTGTTGCTTGATCATGCGCGGCAGGCGATAAATGACCACGTTGAGCAGGCTGCCGATGCAGGCACCCGAAAGCGCGGCAAAAAAATACAGAACGAAATTATTCATCAGGTAACTCCCTTTACCCTTTACATACTCGCTGGCAGGGCCAGCCTGTTGCTGCATTGCGTCAGTGTGCCCGGTAAGGCCTGAGCGTCACATCCTGCACCCAGTCTACGAGAAGCTGGCGCCATTTATCAGACCTGGACGGAATAAATGGCGACCTGTATCAGACTATGGAAGCCTGTTCGCAAATTAATCTTCTTCAGCACGGGTGCTCTCAGATAAACACGACGAGGGCCACAAACATGCAAAGAATAAAGGCGTTCTGTGCAACGGATGAATAAGAAAAATAAGGCGTTCCTGTAAACGGGTTAGCGTTAATGGCAGGGTGCCGTTGCACATTTTCTTTATTTACCACGGTGTTACTCACGGTGTTATCATCATTTGCTTGCGAATCGACAGCCGTTCTCTCCTCTTTTTCTGGCGTAACATTTTCAGTCTGATCCCCGGCCAGGATCTTCCATTGTTTTTCATTCAATTTCAAACCATAGTACGGCACCGTAATCAGCAGGTTATCAGGTAATCCGTTGCGATGTAAAAGTGCCCTGAGTTGGAATGTCAGTTGATGATAGTTGTTATCACTGATACGTTGATGATTCTCGTACCATACAATATTGATAATATCGCGTTTGGTATAAACCTTCTTAGTGAGGCACACCAGCAGGCGCTTCTGCGATTCATTCAGATCGATGCTAAGTTGGCGCGATGTTATTTCCAGTGTATTGGTATTGCAGTTTATGAACACGCCTTCAGATAACTCTAACGTGTCATAATTAAGTATTTCAATACATTCTTCAGTGCTAAGCATTTTGTTATCCTTATTTGTTGATATCTTTAATGCGAATAATGCTAATTTTAAGAACTCTCTTATGCAATAGCCTGAAATATTAATGAAGAGATTAATAATAAATTAATGTGTTTATATGTATGTTTTTAAAGGAAATTATTGTGATTTTATGATGTTCCTTAATAATAAATTAAAAAGGGTGGGTGGCTGTTTTTTTGTGTTTTTGGAGGGCGGGGTAGGTTTTTTTTCGTAAGGGTTGTGTTTCCTGGGCTTGTTTTTTATTGGTAATTTTTATCGTGTTTCAATGGTCCCCGTTAACGATAAGGTATTGCAGTGAGACCAGGCTAAATGTTAATGTAAAGCCGATCTTACTATCAGAGTGGAAATTATGAAGCATCTGCATATTGCCGTAGGGATTATACGTGACGAACAACGGCGTATTTTTTTGACGCAGCGTTCGGCTGATTCCCATATGGCGAATAAATGGGAGTTTGCTGGAGGGAAACTCGAGCCGGGTGAGACGGCTGAACAGGCATTAAAACGCGAGTTGAATGAAGAAGTCGGAATTGATGCGATTAGTTTTCTGCCTTTTATGAATATTGAGCATCAGTTTGACGACCGATATGTGACGATCAATTTCTTTATTGTAGAGAAATGGTTGGGGGAGCCCTATGGGCGGGAAGGGCAGCCTCAGCGTTGGGTCGCGCAAAGTGAACTGAGAGCTGAGGAATTTCCTCCGGCGAATGCCGACGTTATTGCCCGCCTGATAGCCAGCGCATAAATCGCGCGGAGTCACGGCGGGCCAAAAATTAAAGTCGGTCGCTACCTGAACTCGTCTTTTTGTTCGCTCCAGTCATCGCTGTCGTTTTGATCGCTATGGCTGGGGATATATTTCTCTTCAGCGGCCCATTCACCCAAATCAATAAGCTGGCAGCGTTTGCTGCAGAAAGGGCGCCAGGTGCTGTGTTGATCCCAGACGACCTGTTTACCACAGGTGGGGCAATCAACCATCGTTACATCACTCATTATTCATAACCTTAACAACAGGCCAGCTCGAAATCGAGACGGGCAGGGACTTCACCATTTTCGCTGTCCAGCGGCAGAAAGCGAATGGCATAACGGCTCTTGTGGCCGGAAACCTGAGGATACAGTGAATCCTCAAGCTTCAACTGTAAACGCAGCAGGTCGGCGTTTTCCGCGTTGTCCTGAAAGAAACCGTTCAGGCTGGTGTGATGACGGAATATTCCGGCCTGACGAATCAGGTCAAGGATGGTGGTCAGCGCCGAACGAATCGGTTCGAGTGAATCCAGCCACTGCTTTACCTGGCGATCGCGCAGCGATTGCTCAACGTGCAGCCAGATATGCAACGTGGGAAGATCGAAGCTGCAGCACCCGCCGGGGATACTCAGACGCTGGCGGACCAGTCCAATCATGCGATCCTCCCTCAGCGTTTGGCCCATACGCGGTGCGGCCATCAGTTCATCGTTGCGTTTTCTCAGATCACTGCTCAGGGCGTTTACCACGGTAATATCAACCCCCGGTAGCTCAGACCATGAGCGCAGTTTTTGCTGCTGTCGCTCCAGCTCTTTCAAAATCTCCGTTCTTAACTCGCCGCGTTCAAAAACGTCCAGCAATTCGGCCGCATTGCGGAAAAAAGTCAGTGCACCAAGATGGTCAACAATCGTCTGGCTGGCGGACAGCTGCTTGAGTAAGAATTCAATACGCAACCATGTGCGCATTTTTTCATTAAGTGGGTATTCAAAAAGAACCGTTGTGCTCATGCTGTTAATCCCGATCTTTTACCGAAGCCAGCGCGATGTAACGCTGGTTGAGTACGGCAACATGCGCGATCACCGCCTGAGGTG from the Erwinia sp. SLM-02 genome contains:
- a CDS encoding prepilin peptidase; translated protein: MMNNFVLYFFAALSGACIGSLLNVVIYRLPRMIKQQEEEGYNLWLPRSHCPRCGFTLAWYDNIPLLSWLILHGHCRRCSHAIPYRYPLVEVCSMLLCIMMAAMLPAGGTLIASWTLTWLLLALTFIDIEHQLLPDLLTLSLLWLGMLFQLLHCLPHISLQQSVIGALSGYLVLWLLAHGYRLLRGKEALGMGDAKLLAALGAWLGWQALPLLLLLASGGSLIWLCISRRINQRSLTAPFPFGPGLAAAGLILFIIDNAA
- a CDS encoding winged helix-turn-helix domain-containing protein, with the protein product MLSTEECIEILNYDTLELSEGVFINCNTNTLEITSRQLSIDLNESQKRLLVCLTKKVYTKRDIINIVWYENHQRISDNNYHQLTFQLRALLHRNGLPDNLLITVPYYGLKLNEKQWKILAGDQTENVTPEKEERTAVDSQANDDNTVSNTVVNKENVQRHPAINANPFTGTPYFSYSSVAQNAFILCMFVALVVFI
- the mutT gene encoding 8-oxo-dGTP diphosphatase MutT, whose protein sequence is MKHLHIAVGIIRDEQRRIFLTQRSADSHMANKWEFAGGKLEPGETAEQALKRELNEEVGIDAISFLPFMNIEHQFDDRYVTINFFIVEKWLGEPYGREGQPQRWVAQSELRAEEFPPANADVIARLIASA
- the yacG gene encoding DNA gyrase inhibitor YacG: MSDVTMVDCPTCGKQVVWDQHSTWRPFCSKRCQLIDLGEWAAEEKYIPSHSDQNDSDDWSEQKDEFR
- the zapD gene encoding cell division protein ZapD codes for the protein MSTTVLFEYPLNEKMRTWLRIEFLLKQLSASQTIVDHLGALTFFRNAAELLDVFERGELRTEILKELERQQQKLRSWSELPGVDITVVNALSSDLRKRNDELMAAPRMGQTLREDRMIGLVRQRLSIPGGCCSFDLPTLHIWLHVEQSLRDRQVKQWLDSLEPIRSALTTILDLIRQAGIFRHHTSLNGFFQDNAENADLLRLQLKLEDSLYPQVSGHKSRYAIRFLPLDSENGEVPARLDFELACC